One window of the Runella slithyformis DSM 19594 genome contains the following:
- a CDS encoding C1q-like domain-containing protein, with amino-acid sequence MTTKQHILSFLFILLTLTAVDIKIFAQVKVGSNPTTIGTASNLEIEAANGNKTIINKTTGQMTVQDGTQGAGKVFTSDAAGGASWVAPTAPAAANTFPFAAVLSNTRQQFATSASGNTQFELKSDGESFDPTNSYVPTTGRFTATTAGYYLFSGAAQFDNTAMAGTPGFTAVVMTLRKNFGLASVATLAQYAANPGGSTINSGSLSTIVYLNAGDYVSLTTGAQVNSGSIYQVISLSFYGYKFAN; translated from the coding sequence ATGACCACTAAACAACACATCCTTTCATTTTTGTTTATCTTATTGACGCTTACCGCAGTCGATATTAAAATTTTTGCACAGGTGAAAGTGGGCAGTAATCCGACCACTATCGGCACGGCCAGTAACTTGGAGATTGAGGCTGCCAACGGTAATAAAACCATTATTAATAAAACCACGGGACAAATGACTGTGCAGGACGGTACGCAGGGAGCAGGTAAGGTATTTACCTCCGATGCCGCCGGAGGGGCCAGTTGGGTAGCGCCCACAGCCCCTGCAGCTGCCAATACTTTTCCATTTGCAGCTGTGCTCTCAAATACACGTCAACAGTTTGCGACAAGTGCTTCGGGTAATACGCAATTCGAATTGAAGTCTGACGGTGAAAGCTTTGATCCTACCAATTCTTATGTTCCGACTACGGGTCGTTTTACCGCGACAACAGCGGGATACTATCTTTTTTCCGGAGCTGCGCAATTTGACAATACTGCAATGGCGGGTACGCCGGGTTTTACAGCTGTTGTTATGACACTCCGAAAAAATTTCGGCCTGGCAAGTGTTGCTACATTGGCACAGTATGCTGCCAATCCGGGTGGGTCAACCATTAACAGCGGAAGCTTATCTACGATCGTTTATCTGAACGCCGGGGATTATGTCAGTTTGACCACCGGTGCACAGGTGAACTCCGGAAGCATCTATCAGGTCATCAGTCTCAGCTTTTACGGCTACAAGTTTGCGAATTAG
- a CDS encoding sensor histidine kinase yields MHRLYLISAIVSTIAVLKAHTIAPLQSQLRAARHDSTRLRLYTELARGYLLTLKLDSSAIYMDLGIKLSKQLNTSSEYSSLYSTQAHLFRYKKQYTQGIKAAQMALDFGKKNQQPANVERAGYALAIIYANRAFDTGNPQDKIRSIRQLFENIFYSNQHQSFTQIDRAYNLLYSLYKENGNDSLAYLYLEKQLMYTTPPKSPNLQLLYQGINTELHLYHKRNAEAEASLQQLFNIIPKKEDTEVYLYCLSEITNVCLKRGQPDRAFSIIRKIENSPSLLREMNNERRMIFNIERTAVYLYKKNYSAALRAHQQALVFAKKEKSTFGDRLKLLINQQKLFEYQQRFKEALSLNKRIHAMQDSLTSEQFSFELAVSEERLATEAKERIFKQQLKIQQLENQRKSQSLNQAQYILWATLLILVLLSVVVIIVTLQMKKIKKQSAALKELNTNKDRLFGIIGHDLRSPVIFLQMSLSDVFRKIPEKYTELSGIVSEQIARTNSLLSTLDNLLYWSVTQRDKISVFPRAAPLSDFVEEALDWLQQSQLKAEVTVYADIDPALSIIVDDNHMRIILRNLIHNAFKFTPKGGEVRLSASAAEDHAELFIRDTGPGFAGVVENTQKRGTQLGLKLVRELMQANHGTMQIESSSKGTLVKLSFPKA; encoded by the coding sequence ATGCATCGTCTTTATCTTATAAGTGCAATTGTAAGTACAATCGCAGTGCTTAAAGCCCATACAATTGCTCCGCTACAATCCCAACTCCGTGCGGCCCGGCACGATAGTACGCGCTTACGGCTGTACACAGAACTCGCGCGAGGGTATCTCTTGACGCTAAAGCTTGACAGTTCGGCTATCTACATGGATTTGGGCATAAAATTATCTAAACAACTCAATACTTCCTCCGAGTACTCCAGTTTATACTCCACCCAAGCCCATTTGTTTCGTTATAAAAAACAATATACACAAGGGATTAAGGCGGCACAAATGGCCCTTGATTTCGGAAAAAAGAATCAGCAGCCTGCCAATGTTGAACGGGCCGGCTATGCCTTAGCGATCATTTATGCCAATAGGGCATTTGATACCGGCAATCCACAAGATAAAATCAGGTCAATCCGGCAACTTTTTGAAAACATTTTTTATTCCAATCAACACCAATCCTTTACCCAAATTGACCGAGCTTATAACCTGCTCTATTCTTTATACAAAGAAAATGGAAATGACTCCCTTGCGTATCTGTATTTGGAGAAACAGCTTATGTATACCACACCACCTAAAAGTCCCAACCTCCAACTGCTTTATCAGGGAATCAATACCGAATTGCACCTTTACCATAAACGAAATGCTGAGGCCGAAGCCAGCCTGCAGCAACTGTTCAATATTATCCCCAAAAAAGAAGATACAGAGGTTTATCTGTATTGCCTCTCAGAGATAACAAACGTTTGTCTGAAACGAGGGCAACCCGATAGAGCCTTTTCCATTATTCGAAAAATAGAAAACAGTCCTTCTCTGCTGAGAGAAATGAATAACGAACGAAGGATGATTTTTAACATTGAACGGACGGCCGTTTATCTATACAAAAAAAATTATTCGGCCGCCCTCCGCGCACATCAACAGGCTCTGGTCTTTGCAAAAAAAGAAAAATCTACCTTCGGCGACCGATTAAAACTTCTGATCAACCAACAAAAGCTGTTTGAATACCAACAACGCTTTAAAGAAGCCCTCAGCCTCAATAAGCGCATCCATGCCATGCAGGACAGCCTCACCTCTGAGCAGTTTAGTTTTGAACTGGCGGTGAGTGAAGAGCGTTTAGCCACTGAAGCAAAGGAACGTATCTTCAAACAGCAACTCAAAATTCAGCAACTCGAAAACCAACGCAAATCTCAAAGTCTGAATCAGGCGCAATATATCCTGTGGGCTACTTTGCTGATCCTTGTCCTGCTGAGCGTCGTAGTCATCATCGTCACCCTGCAAATGAAGAAGATCAAAAAACAATCCGCCGCCCTCAAAGAACTCAATACCAACAAAGACCGCCTCTTCGGGATTATCGGACATGACCTGCGCAGCCCCGTCATTTTTCTTCAAATGAGCCTGTCTGATGTTTTCCGCAAAATCCCTGAAAAATATACCGAGTTGTCAGGCATCGTCTCCGAGCAAATAGCCCGTACCAACAGCCTGCTTTCCACCCTCGACAACCTTCTGTACTGGTCGGTTACTCAGCGCGACAAAATCAGCGTTTTCCCGCGTGCCGCTCCACTCTCTGATTTCGTTGAAGAAGCCCTTGATTGGCTCCAACAGAGTCAACTGAAGGCCGAAGTGACTGTTTATGCAGACATTGACCCAGCTCTTAGCATCATCGTTGACGATAATCACATGCGCATCATTCTGCGAAATCTGATTCATAATGCCTTTAAATTTACCCCTAAAGGCGGTGAGGTCCGACTTAGCGCTTCTGCGGCCGAAGATCACGCAGAACTATTCATCCGGGATACGGGCCCGGGGTTTGCCGGCGTAGTGGAAAATACCCAAAAAAGAGGCACGCAATTAGGACTCAAATTGGTCCGTGAACTCATGCAGGCCAACCACGGGACCATGCAGATAGAAAGTTCCTCCAAAGGAACGCTCGTAAAACTCTCTTTTCCGAAAGCATAG
- a CDS encoding sensor histidine kinase, translating to MRHLFLFWIAAGYLMLHPFNSFASTPQERQLRAAKHDSTRLRLYTELARKYLLENKFDSSLRYIKSGLQLATKLNITRYHCKLYTLWCFMARLEKQYDTAIKTGKLAIDFGKKNKQHIDVEYISYILAAVYNSKAYITGSKQEHVTAIRQIFENIRFSNQHQSFTHSQNNYYLLSSIYKDNGNDSLAYLYLAKGLKYSMNAKTPHERMILLSNYVELKLYQKRSDEAQTFLTQLLDFTPPKEDTEVYLYALSGATKACIKFGEFDTAFSIIQKIQQNAPLMKAMDNERKMLFNTERATIFLHQKNYQAAQQAQRQAMICATKEQPAFGDRLSLMINQQKLFEYQNRFQKALDLQKRIHAMQDSLTSEQFNFELAASEERLAHENKERLFHQQLKIQQLQNQRNAQQLKQSQYILRATLLILTLLSVVVIIIVLQMKKIKKQSAALKELNTNKDRLFGIIGHDLRSPVIFLQMSLSDVFRKIPEKYTELSGIVSEQIARTNSLLSTLDNLLYWSVTQRDKISVFPRAAPLSDFVEEALDWLQQSQLKAEVTVYADIDPALSIIVDDNHILVILRNLIHNAFKFTPKGGEVRLSASAAEDHAELFIRDTGPGFAGVVENTQKRGTQLGLKLVRELMQANHGTMQIESSSKGTLVKLSFPKA from the coding sequence ATGCGTCATTTATTTTTGTTTTGGATAGCGGCAGGGTACTTAATGTTACACCCGTTCAATTCGTTTGCATCCACTCCACAGGAAAGACAGCTCCGTGCGGCTAAGCACGACAGTACTCGCTTGCGGCTCTACACAGAACTGGCGCGAAAATATCTTTTGGAGAATAAGTTCGACAGTTCCCTGCGCTATATTAAATCGGGCTTACAATTGGCTACAAAGCTCAACATCACCCGCTATCACTGCAAATTGTATACATTGTGGTGTTTTATGGCACGTTTGGAAAAACAATATGACACTGCTATCAAAACAGGGAAATTAGCCATTGATTTTGGAAAAAAAAATAAGCAACATATCGATGTTGAGTATATCAGCTATATTTTGGCAGCCGTCTACAACTCTAAAGCGTATATAACAGGTAGTAAGCAGGAACACGTTACCGCCATCAGGCAGATTTTTGAGAATATCCGATTTTCAAATCAGCATCAATCCTTTACACATTCTCAAAACAATTATTACCTGCTCTCCTCCATTTATAAAGACAACGGCAATGACTCCCTGGCGTATCTATACCTGGCAAAAGGGCTGAAGTACAGCATGAATGCTAAGACGCCTCATGAACGAATGATTTTGCTGAGCAATTATGTCGAGTTAAAACTCTATCAAAAGCGCAGTGATGAAGCCCAAACCTTTTTGACCCAATTGCTTGACTTTACTCCCCCAAAAGAAGATACTGAGGTGTATTTATATGCTCTTTCGGGAGCCACAAAGGCCTGTATCAAGTTTGGGGAATTTGACACGGCCTTTTCGATCATTCAAAAAATCCAACAGAATGCGCCACTGATGAAGGCAATGGATAACGAACGAAAGATGCTCTTTAACACCGAACGGGCTACCATCTTTTTACATCAAAAAAATTATCAGGCCGCTCAGCAGGCACAGCGGCAGGCGATGATATGTGCCACAAAAGAACAACCGGCCTTCGGTGACCGATTAAGCCTGATGATCAATCAGCAAAAACTCTTTGAATACCAAAATCGCTTCCAAAAGGCCCTCGACCTCCAAAAACGAATCCATGCCATGCAGGACAGCCTCACCTCTGAGCAGTTCAATTTTGAACTCGCCGCCAGTGAGGAACGATTGGCGCACGAAAACAAAGAGCGACTCTTTCACCAGCAACTCAAAATCCAGCAGCTCCAAAACCAACGTAATGCCCAACAACTCAAACAATCGCAGTACATACTCCGGGCTACTCTGCTCATCCTTACCCTGCTGAGCGTGGTGGTCATCATCATTGTCCTGCAAATGAAGAAGATCAAAAAACAATCCGCCGCCCTCAAAGAACTCAATACCAACAAAGACCGCCTCTTCGGGATTATCGGACATGACCTGCGCAGCCCCGTCATTTTTCTTCAAATGAGCCTGTCTGATGTTTTCCGCAAAATCCCTGAAAAATATACCGAGTTGTCAGGCATCGTCTCCGAGCAAATAGCCCGTACCAACAGCCTGCTTTCCACCCTCGACAACCTTCTGTACTGGTCGGTTACTCAGCGCGACAAAATCAGCGTTTTCCCGCGTGCCGCTCCACTCTCTGATTTCGTTGAAGAAGCCCTTGATTGGCTCCAACAGAGTCAACTGAAGGCCGAAGTGACTGTTTATGCAGACATTGACCCAGCTCTTAGCATCATCGTTGACGATAACCATATACTCGTCATCCTGCGAAATCTGATTCATAATGCCTTTAAATTTACCCCTAAAGGCGGTGAGGTCCGACTTAGCGCTTCTGCGGCCGAAGATCACGCAGAACTATTCATCCGGGATACGGGTCCGGGGTTTGCCGGCGTAGTGGAAAATACCCAAAAAAGAGGCACGCAATTAGGACTCAAATTGGTCCGTGAACTCATGCAGGCCAACCACGGGACCATGCAGATAGAAAGTTCCTCCAAAGGAACGCTCGTAAAACTCTCCTTTCCGAAAGCATAG
- a CDS encoding LytR/AlgR family response regulator transcription factor: MLYIRLQTYEYSSGIKIAQSSKILHKLDSETLAKEKKYTQMNLSVLIIDDDPRHSAQLIEYLKRLPYLVKTKVIHQPTESLKELIDNTYDLLFLDIEMPDLNGLELLQTFTMPPTIVVSAHPSYAIDCFDLDTVVDFIEKPVSFNRIMRALKRALTKVKVSVNNHLYLKAGRQMQHFYTDSIHYIEADGIYSKVWSKKGDFVLVNDNISEVEKKLCHTRLVRLHKSYIFNLNHITAFDSRNLWLGEKKFQVGVSYRGRLTELLELEGTIE; the protein is encoded by the coding sequence ATGTTATATATACGTCTACAAACCTATGAATATTCTTCCGGCATCAAAATCGCCCAATCGTCCAAAATCTTGCATAAATTAGATTCGGAAACCCTTGCAAAAGAAAAAAAATATACCCAAATGAATCTATCCGTTTTAATCATTGACGACGACCCCCGGCATTCAGCCCAACTTATTGAGTACCTTAAACGATTGCCTTATCTTGTTAAAACCAAGGTAATACACCAACCCACAGAATCGTTAAAAGAACTGATCGACAACACCTACGATCTGCTGTTTTTGGATATAGAAATGCCCGATTTAAACGGCCTTGAACTATTGCAAACCTTTACGATGCCCCCCACGATTGTGGTCAGCGCCCACCCTTCGTATGCCATTGATTGTTTTGACCTTGACACGGTGGTTGATTTCATTGAGAAACCGGTGTCGTTTAACCGCATCATGCGGGCGTTGAAGCGGGCGCTGACCAAAGTCAAAGTGTCCGTAAATAATCATCTGTATCTGAAGGCCGGCCGGCAGATGCAGCATTTTTACACAGACTCCATTCATTATATAGAGGCAGATGGAATCTATTCAAAAGTGTGGTCAAAAAAAGGAGATTTTGTATTGGTCAATGATAACATTTCCGAGGTAGAAAAAAAATTATGCCATACCCGGCTCGTTCGCCTGCATAAATCCTATATTTTCAACCTCAATCATATCACTGCTTTTGACAGCAGGAACCTGTGGCTGGGCGAAAAGAAATTTCAGGTGGGAGTATCCTACCGCGGAAGGCTGACCGAACTGCTTGAATTGGAAGGAACCATAGAATAA
- a CDS encoding acetoacetate--CoA ligase, with product MLDRAPVKPLWTPSRSFMEQSNLKKFQNWLFVKKGLYFKNYHDLWDWSVTDTDDFWESVWQFCEVKSHSMYFEVLIRQNRDFIGTQWFRGATVNYAEHIFRHKSPARPAILFRSEGDPLRELSWRELEKQVGAVAAYLRHSGVGAGDRVVGVLPNGPQAVVAFLATNSIGAVWSSCSPDFGTSGILERFQQIEPKVLIVADGYTYNGKPFDKLPAMRQLIGQLPTLKRTVLVPYLHSDAQLPKTDNWKDVVKTPFSSLEFTPVPFDHPLWVVYSSGTTGKPKAITHSVGGCLLEHLKALTIHQNVKPGDRYFWYSTTGWMMWNFSVASMLAGATLVLYEGAVQYPNMNVLWDLAEKAKITHFGGGAAFYLACMKAEVSLQGYKFNQLQSVGSTGSPLPPEAFEWIYKHVKKDVWLISLSGGTDICSAFVGGCPSLPVYSGEIQCRLLGCKLEAYDEAGHSVRNELGEMVITQPMPSMPVYFWNDKENRSYRASYFEHYTGVWRHGDWIKINERESVIIYGRSDATLNRDGVRIGTGEIYSAVESIEEVSDSLVVCLEQSGGKYFMPLFVVPAQGHELTDDLKKKINTQLRTQYSPRHVPDAIYELPEVPYTISGKKMEAPVKKILMGIDPAKAASRDTMRNPKALDFFVQFTQVKV from the coding sequence ATGCTAGATCGTGCACCCGTTAAACCGCTTTGGACGCCTTCCCGCTCGTTCATGGAGCAATCCAACCTCAAAAAGTTTCAAAACTGGCTGTTTGTTAAAAAGGGATTGTACTTTAAAAATTACCATGACCTGTGGGATTGGTCGGTCACGGATACAGATGATTTTTGGGAAAGCGTTTGGCAGTTCTGTGAGGTTAAATCACACAGTATGTATTTTGAGGTACTGATTCGTCAAAACAGGGATTTTATCGGCACTCAATGGTTCAGAGGGGCAACTGTCAACTACGCCGAGCATATTTTTCGCCATAAAAGTCCTGCCCGTCCCGCCATCCTTTTTCGATCGGAAGGTGATCCCCTGCGTGAGTTATCGTGGCGTGAGCTGGAAAAACAGGTGGGCGCTGTGGCCGCGTATCTGCGGCATTCGGGCGTAGGGGCAGGTGATAGGGTGGTGGGGGTATTGCCCAATGGCCCGCAGGCGGTGGTGGCGTTTTTGGCGACCAATTCGATCGGCGCGGTTTGGTCAAGCTGCTCACCTGATTTTGGAACTTCGGGTATTTTAGAGCGTTTTCAGCAGATTGAGCCCAAAGTCTTGATTGTCGCTGATGGCTATACGTACAACGGGAAGCCGTTTGATAAACTCCCGGCTATGCGGCAACTTATCGGGCAGTTGCCTACGCTCAAACGAACGGTTCTGGTACCGTATCTGCATTCGGATGCACAATTGCCTAAAACAGACAACTGGAAAGATGTTGTCAAAACGCCCTTTTCCTCACTTGAGTTTACGCCGGTTCCGTTTGATCATCCTTTGTGGGTCGTCTATTCTTCAGGAACCACAGGTAAGCCCAAAGCCATTACCCACAGCGTAGGAGGTTGTTTGCTGGAGCACCTCAAAGCTCTGACCATTCATCAAAATGTAAAGCCCGGCGATCGTTATTTCTGGTACTCAACCACCGGCTGGATGATGTGGAATTTTTCGGTGGCTTCTATGTTGGCGGGTGCTACGTTGGTGCTCTACGAAGGGGCGGTTCAGTATCCCAACATGAACGTTCTGTGGGATTTGGCCGAAAAGGCAAAAATCACTCATTTTGGCGGTGGAGCGGCGTTTTATCTCGCGTGCATGAAAGCGGAAGTAAGTTTGCAGGGATATAAATTTAATCAGCTTCAAAGCGTCGGCTCAACGGGCTCTCCTTTGCCGCCGGAGGCGTTTGAATGGATATATAAACATGTCAAAAAAGACGTTTGGCTCATCTCCCTCAGCGGCGGTACCGACATTTGCAGTGCTTTCGTGGGCGGTTGTCCTTCGCTGCCCGTATACTCTGGTGAGATACAGTGTCGCCTGTTGGGGTGTAAATTGGAGGCCTACGACGAAGCAGGCCATTCCGTTCGCAATGAATTGGGGGAAATGGTCATCACGCAACCTATGCCTTCCATGCCCGTTTATTTTTGGAACGACAAGGAAAACCGAAGCTACCGAGCCAGCTATTTTGAGCACTATACCGGGGTTTGGCGACACGGTGATTGGATAAAAATCAATGAACGTGAAAGTGTGATCATCTATGGTCGATCAGATGCTACCCTCAACCGCGACGGTGTACGCATCGGTACCGGTGAGATATACAGTGCGGTGGAAAGTATTGAGGAGGTGAGCGACAGCCTGGTCGTTTGCCTCGAGCAATCCGGCGGGAAATACTTCATGCCCCTGTTTGTTGTACCGGCCCAAGGCCATGAATTGACCGATGACCTGAAGAAAAAGATCAATACGCAACTTCGTACGCAGTACAGCCCGCGCCACGTACCCGATGCCATCTATGAACTTCCTGAAGTGCCTTATACCATCAGCGGAAAAAAAATGGAGGCTCCCGTAAAAAAAATACTGATGGGAATCGACCCCGCGAAAGCCGCCAGCCGCGATACTATGCGCAATCCTAAAGCCTTGGATTTCTTTGTGCAGTTTACGCAGGTGAAAGTGTAA
- the hppD gene encoding 4-hydroxyphenylpyruvate dioxygenase — protein sequence METLMADFDTLQTETVDFLPLNGTDYIELYVGNARQAAHYFRTAFGFQPLAYAGLETGRRDRESYVVVQDKIRLVLTSPLMGGTDIGQHIDRHGDGVKVVALWVDDAAYSFEQTVRRGAAPYFEPVVEEDAFGKVVRSGIHTYGDTVHVFVERNAYNGVFLPGFLPWNPVYQPSSTGLKFVDHMVGNVGWNEMSLWVNFYANVMGFSQLVSFDDKDISTDYTALMSKVMSKGNGRIKFPINEPAEGKKKSQVEEYLDFYGGAGIQHIAVATEDIIHTVTELNRRGVEFLQVPVTYYDDLIDRVGQIDEDLDPLRDLGILVDRDEEGYLLQIFTKPIMPRPTLFFEIIQRKGAKSFGKGNFKALFEAIEREQELRGTL from the coding sequence ATGGAAACACTCATGGCTGATTTTGATACACTGCAAACGGAAACCGTTGATTTTTTGCCGCTCAACGGCACAGATTATATTGAACTGTACGTAGGTAACGCCCGACAGGCGGCGCATTATTTCCGGACGGCTTTTGGTTTTCAACCTTTGGCCTATGCAGGCTTGGAAACGGGCCGGCGCGACCGCGAATCGTACGTAGTGGTACAGGATAAAATACGCTTGGTATTGACCTCGCCGTTGATGGGAGGTACAGACATTGGCCAACACATCGACCGTCACGGTGACGGGGTAAAAGTGGTGGCGCTGTGGGTGGATGATGCAGCTTATTCTTTTGAACAAACCGTTCGTCGGGGCGCCGCACCTTACTTTGAGCCGGTGGTGGAGGAAGATGCTTTTGGGAAAGTGGTGCGCTCAGGCATTCATACGTATGGTGATACCGTCCACGTATTTGTGGAACGCAACGCTTACAACGGTGTTTTTTTGCCCGGTTTTCTGCCTTGGAATCCTGTGTATCAACCATCTTCAACGGGCTTGAAATTCGTAGACCACATGGTGGGAAATGTAGGCTGGAATGAAATGTCTCTCTGGGTTAATTTCTACGCCAATGTAATGGGGTTCAGTCAGTTGGTATCGTTTGACGACAAAGATATCTCCACAGATTATACGGCGCTCATGAGTAAGGTAATGAGCAAAGGAAACGGCCGTATCAAGTTTCCCATCAACGAGCCCGCCGAAGGCAAAAAAAAATCGCAGGTAGAAGAATACCTTGATTTTTACGGCGGGGCCGGTATTCAACACATCGCCGTCGCAACTGAAGATATCATTCATACCGTGACCGAGCTGAACCGGCGCGGTGTCGAATTTTTGCAGGTGCCCGTTACATATTATGATGACCTGATTGATAGAGTAGGGCAGATCGACGAAGACTTGGATCCCTTGCGTGACTTGGGTATTTTGGTCGATCGGGACGAGGAAGGATACTTGCTCCAAATCTTTACCAAGCCCATTATGCCGCGCCCGACGCTGTTCTTCGAAATTATTCAGCGAAAAGGGGCTAAATCGTTTGGGAAAGGCAATTTTAAAGCCCTTTTTGAAGCCATCGAACGGGAGCAGGAACTGCGCGGAACGTTGTAA
- the phhA gene encoding phenylalanine 4-monooxygenase, giving the protein MNQSYHKYTAADHVMWRRLFERQMAQLPPIASRAYLEGMEKVGFGADHIPDFEAETNPRLRALTGWSVEVVPGLIPQRDFFELMARRRFPASTWLRAPEQLDYLEEPDMFHDTFGHVPLLTNQAFCDFMSDLSRVALRFIDQPEAIVQIGRLYWYTVEFGLIREEGQTKIYGGGILSSAGESAYCLSDAVPKFPFDVRTVLNTFYHIDRYQDRYFVIDSYEQLYRSVPDIEEILAETHLISG; this is encoded by the coding sequence ATGAACCAATCCTATCACAAATACACTGCTGCTGACCACGTGATGTGGCGGAGGCTGTTTGAACGACAAATGGCGCAGTTGCCGCCGATTGCGAGTCGTGCCTACCTGGAGGGAATGGAAAAAGTAGGTTTTGGGGCCGATCATATCCCTGATTTTGAAGCCGAGACCAATCCGCGTCTGCGCGCGCTGACGGGCTGGTCGGTGGAGGTGGTGCCCGGGTTGATTCCGCAGCGGGATTTTTTTGAATTGATGGCCCGCCGCCGCTTCCCTGCTTCCACGTGGCTCCGGGCCCCCGAACAATTGGACTATTTGGAAGAACCCGATATGTTTCATGATACTTTCGGGCACGTACCCTTACTGACCAATCAGGCGTTTTGTGATTTTATGAGTGATTTGAGCCGGGTGGCTTTGCGGTTTATAGACCAACCTGAAGCGATTGTCCAAATCGGGCGGCTGTATTGGTACACGGTAGAATTCGGGCTGATCCGGGAAGAAGGGCAAACCAAGATCTACGGAGGCGGGATTTTATCGTCGGCGGGAGAAAGTGCTTATTGTTTGAGCGATGCCGTTCCCAAGTTTCCCTTTGATGTTCGTACTGTTTTAAACACTTTTTACCACATTGACCGGTATCAAGACCGATATTTTGTGATTGATTCTTACGAGCAATTGTACCGCTCCGTCCCTGATATTGAGGAGATTCTAGCTGAAACGCACTTGATATCCGGATAA